In a single window of the Bacteroidota bacterium genome:
- a CDS encoding T9SS type A sorting domain-containing protein gives MKKMFRILSLVLASSVSAFAQQAAVAVVSHTNGQTVLRMQSGAVTFTQVTTPRGNAVLPHVAGGTPLLKTGAPELDKLTTSVIIPDQGQTEIEIISSTTQEYQNIDVAPSKGNFDRTINPASVPYTYGEAYSRNEYYPAAPAELRAPYIARDFRGQTVVFHPFRYNPVTRTLLVYTEMVVKVKTTAGKGQNELSRSGFSLSPEFRAIYGRQFLNYPQVTSTFYTPVGETGEMLLIAPASYMPTLQPFIDWKMQRGIQVTAVDVATIGNNATAIKNYIANFYNTHTLAFVLLAGDAAQVTPSQTAAGPSDNDYVYILGSDHYPDCFIGRFSAENTTQLATMVNRTISYERNPVVDPRYAHCLGIASDQGPGDDNEMDYEHERNIGNRLLTFSYTTFHEVYDGSQGGGDAPGNPSAADVTPVVNAGVGIINYTGHGSSSSFSTTGFSSNNVDQLTNTNVWPFIFSVACVNGDFVNNTCFAEHWIRAKHPVTDAPTGAVAVIMSTINQSWNPPMEGQDEMNDIMIETYASNIKRSFGGITMNGCMKMNDTYGGGGEDMTDTWTIFGDPSVMVRTKDASSMTVTHAPSMILGATSFTASCNVNDAIVTLWQAGQILGSGVVSGGNVTVNFASPVSSTAQVTLTAVAFNYTPYQGPVNVIPPAGPYVQNTLVTVNDPTGNNNNLADYSETVTLDVTLQNIGVASAGNVTAVLSTTDANVTITDNTENYGNMNASATQLQANAYGLTIANNVADQHIVPFTLTITDAAANTWTSSFNLVLQAPVLTTGSLSINDPLGNSNNAMDAGETFNVLIPTGNTGHSNSVNAVGVLSSTSPFITINNNNLPLGVINVNGTINAVFSVTLSSSASIGAAVDLSYTVTAGSYSATANYQEFVGIATETFESNSYTQFPWTLAGNLPWFTTTDNALDGIYCSKSGAIGNSQTSEMAITANVLANDSIAFWYAVSSEDSYDFLKFYIDNQMVGSWSGAVNWSYIAFPVTAGTHTFRWVYEKDYVYDDGQDCAWVDNVTFPPAQLNVGINELPGTNVLSMYPNPAAENVTFSWNAAQNGMVEMTVFDAAGRAVAAPLSRSVFTAGEQRFVWSTENLNSGVYFVRFTVDGKTTVSKLVKQ, from the coding sequence ATGAAAAAAATGTTTCGCATTCTCAGTCTGGTGCTTGCCTCTTCGGTAAGTGCTTTTGCACAGCAAGCTGCTGTTGCCGTGGTTAGTCATACCAACGGACAAACGGTGCTTCGTATGCAAAGCGGTGCAGTAACCTTTACACAGGTAACCACGCCCCGCGGCAATGCCGTGCTTCCGCATGTGGCTGGTGGCACGCCCCTGCTCAAAACCGGCGCGCCCGAACTCGACAAACTTACCACCTCGGTAATCATTCCTGATCAGGGGCAGACCGAAATCGAAATCATCAGCAGCACCACACAGGAGTATCAGAATATTGATGTAGCGCCTTCAAAAGGTAATTTCGACCGCACCATCAATCCGGCATCCGTACCTTATACGTATGGCGAGGCTTACTCGCGCAACGAATATTATCCGGCTGCTCCTGCCGAACTCCGTGCGCCTTACATCGCGCGCGATTTCCGCGGACAAACCGTAGTCTTTCATCCCTTCCGCTACAATCCGGTAACCCGCACCCTGCTGGTTTATACTGAAATGGTGGTGAAAGTAAAAACCACCGCCGGCAAAGGACAAAACGAACTCAGCCGCTCAGGTTTCTCGCTTTCACCCGAATTCCGCGCCATTTACGGCCGTCAGTTCCTCAACTACCCGCAGGTAACCTCCACCTTCTACACACCCGTAGGCGAAACCGGCGAAATGCTGCTCATCGCTCCTGCATCCTACATGCCTACACTGCAACCGTTTATCGACTGGAAAATGCAGCGCGGCATTCAGGTAACTGCGGTTGATGTGGCCACAATTGGCAACAACGCTACGGCCATCAAAAACTACATTGCCAATTTCTACAACACGCATACCCTTGCCTTTGTACTGCTCGCCGGCGATGCGGCGCAGGTTACACCCTCACAAACTGCGGCAGGCCCGTCAGACAACGACTACGTATATATTCTCGGCAGCGACCATTATCCCGATTGCTTTATCGGTCGTTTCTCTGCCGAAAATACCACGCAGCTTGCCACTATGGTAAACCGCACCATCAGCTACGAGCGCAATCCGGTTGTGGATCCGCGCTATGCGCACTGCCTCGGCATTGCATCCGATCAGGGCCCCGGCGACGATAATGAAATGGACTACGAGCACGAACGCAACATAGGCAACCGCCTGCTCACCTTCAGCTACACCACTTTCCACGAAGTATATGATGGTTCGCAGGGCGGTGGCGATGCGCCGGGCAATCCCTCCGCAGCCGATGTTACTCCTGTAGTTAATGCAGGTGTGGGTATCATCAACTACACCGGCCACGGCTCTTCATCTTCATTCTCTACCACCGGCTTTTCAAGCAATAATGTCGATCAGCTCACCAATACAAATGTGTGGCCGTTCATCTTCTCTGTAGCCTGTGTGAATGGCGACTTTGTAAACAACACCTGCTTTGCCGAGCACTGGATCCGCGCCAAACACCCGGTTACCGATGCTCCCACCGGTGCAGTAGCCGTTATCATGTCAACCATCAACCAAAGCTGGAATCCGCCCATGGAAGGGCAGGACGAGATGAATGACATTATGATCGAAACCTATGCATCAAACATTAAACGCAGCTTTGGCGGCATTACCATGAACGGCTGCATGAAAATGAACGATACCTACGGCGGCGGTGGCGAAGACATGACCGACACCTGGACCATTTTCGGCGATCCTTCGGTAATGGTGCGCACAAAAGACGCATCGTCAATGACCGTAACCCACGCCCCGAGCATGATTCTCGGCGCCACCTCATTTACCGCATCCTGCAACGTAAACGATGCCATTGTTACGCTCTGGCAGGCCGGACAAATTCTCGGCAGCGGTGTGGTAAGCGGTGGTAACGTTACCGTAAATTTTGCATCGCCCGTATCATCAACCGCACAGGTAACACTTACCGCTGTAGCATTCAACTACACACCTTATCAGGGCCCGGTAAACGTAATTCCGCCTGCCGGCCCGTATGTGCAGAATACACTTGTAACGGTAAACGATCCCACAGGCAACAACAACAACCTGGCCGATTACAGTGAAACCGTTACGCTTGATGTAACGCTGCAAAACATCGGCGTGGCATCGGCGGGCAACGTTACTGCAGTGCTCAGCACAACAGATGCCAACGTAACCATTACCGACAACACCGAGAACTACGGCAACATGAATGCCAGCGCCACTCAGTTGCAGGCCAATGCCTACGGACTTACCATTGCTAACAACGTGGCCGATCAGCACATTGTGCCCTTTACACTCACCATTACCGATGCGGCGGCCAACACGTGGACATCCAGCTTCAACCTTGTGCTTCAGGCTCCGGTGCTCACTACCGGCTCGCTCAGCATCAACGATCCGCTGGGCAACAGCAACAATGCAATGGATGCCGGCGAAACATTCAACGTACTTATTCCTACCGGCAACACCGGCCATAGCAATTCAGTAAATGCAGTGGGCGTACTCAGCAGCACAAGTCCGTTCATTACCATCAACAACAATAACCTGCCGCTGGGTGTAATTAACGTAAACGGTACTATCAATGCCGTGTTCAGCGTTACCCTTTCATCTTCCGCGTCAATAGGCGCTGCTGTAGATCTCAGCTACACGGTTACCGCAGGCAGCTACTCGGCCACTGCAAACTACCAGGAATTTGTGGGCATTGCTACCGAAACATTTGAAAGCAATTCTTACACCCAGTTCCCCTGGACACTTGCCGGCAACCTGCCGTGGTTTACCACTACCGACAATGCACTCGATGGCATTTATTGCTCTAAATCCGGTGCAATCGGTAATTCACAAACTTCGGAAATGGCCATTACCGCCAACGTACTTGCCAACGACAGCATTGCATTCTGGTACGCTGTTTCGTCTGAGGATTCCTACGACTTCCTGAAGTTTTACATTGACAACCAGATGGTAGGCAGCTGGAGCGGCGCAGTGAACTGGTCGTATATTGCCTTCCCGGTTACCGCCGGCACACACACTTTCCGCTGGGTGTATGAAAAAGATTATGTGTACGACGACGGACAGGATTGTGCCTGGGTTGATAACGTAACCTTCCCGCCGGCACAGCTCAACGTAGGTATAAACGAACTGCCCGGCACCAATGTACTGAGCATGTATCCCAACCCTGCCGCTGAAAATGTAACCTTTAGCTGGAACGCCGCACAAAACGGCATGGTTGAAATGACCGTGTTTGATGCTGCCGGACGTGCAGTAGCCGCACCGCTCAGCCGCAGCGTATTTACCGCCGGCGAACAGCGCTTTGTATGGTCAACCGAAAACCTGAACAGCGGTGTGTACTTTGTTCGCTTTACGGTTGATGGAAAAACTACAGTTTCAAAACTGGTGAAACAATAA
- a CDS encoding hotdog fold thioesterase: MEQPELARSVVDKMYNGDAFSQWLGIERVKVAPGNCVLRMTVRPEMTNGFGIAHGGITYSLADSALAFAVNAHGRMSVSVETSISHTEKLKAGDVITATAEEMSLTNKIAIYHITVRNAAGNTVALFKGTVYRSEREWFPVSDKQ, encoded by the coding sequence ATGGAACAGCCCGAACTTGCCCGCAGCGTAGTGGATAAAATGTACAACGGCGATGCATTCAGCCAGTGGCTTGGCATTGAACGTGTAAAAGTGGCGCCGGGTAATTGTGTGCTGCGCATGACTGTGCGCCCCGAAATGACCAATGGTTTTGGCATTGCACACGGCGGCATCACTTACTCGCTGGCAGATAGTGCGCTTGCTTTTGCGGTAAATGCACACGGGCGTATGTCGGTATCTGTAGAAACTTCCATCTCGCATACCGAAAAGCTCAAAGCCGGCGATGTAATTACCGCCACAGCCGAGGAAATGAGTCTGACCAATAAAATTGCCATTTACCACATAACTGTGCGCAATGCTGCCGGAAATACGGTTGCCCTTTTCAAAGGCACCGTTTACCGGAGTGAACGTGAGTGGTTTCCGGTTTCAGACAAGCAGTGA